In one window of Desulforhabdus amnigena DNA:
- a CDS encoding TRAP transporter large permease: MKMFLSLILSLLAISGMPLFIVISAAALLCFYFLDVDLSVVIIEMYRLAANPMLIALLLFAFAGYVLAESGASKRLVRFSSAILGRTPGGLAVVSLLSCAFFTALTGASGVTIVALGGLLYPALIEDGYEENFSLGLLTTSGSLGLLFPPSLPLIIYGVVSDTKISDLFLAGVAPGFLMLILLSLYSMYSAVRCGCTGMHSRFNFSELAAAGREAIWEILLPLVVLGGIFGGFLVLSEAAAVTVFYVLLVEMVIHREVKLRDIPSIILKTSMMVGGIIIILGASLAFNAFLIDQQVPNKILELMQTYVSNKYLFLLILNFFLLLVGCVLDVFSALVIVVPLIVPLAMSYEVNLIHLGIIFLTNLQIGYSTPPIGMNLFIASLRFEKSIVHLYRASLSFLAILLITLGIITFFPALSLLWMK; encoded by the coding sequence ATGAAAATGTTCCTGAGCCTGATTTTGAGCTTGCTGGCCATCTCCGGAATGCCGCTCTTCATCGTCATTTCTGCGGCGGCCTTGCTCTGTTTTTATTTTCTGGATGTAGATCTCTCCGTTGTCATCATTGAAATGTACCGGCTGGCGGCCAATCCCATGCTCATCGCCCTGCTCCTGTTCGCTTTCGCCGGCTATGTCCTTGCCGAAAGCGGAGCCAGCAAGAGGCTTGTCCGGTTTTCTTCAGCCATTCTGGGGCGGACTCCCGGTGGTCTGGCCGTTGTTTCCCTGCTTTCCTGCGCCTTTTTCACCGCCCTCACCGGGGCTTCCGGAGTGACCATCGTGGCTCTGGGCGGACTCCTCTATCCGGCCCTTATCGAGGATGGCTATGAAGAAAATTTCTCCCTGGGCCTCCTCACGACATCGGGAAGCCTGGGACTCCTGTTCCCGCCGAGCCTCCCCCTCATCATTTACGGGGTGGTTTCGGACACCAAGATTTCAGACCTTTTTCTGGCAGGCGTTGCGCCGGGATTCCTCATGCTGATCCTGCTCTCCCTTTACAGCATGTATTCAGCGGTCCGCTGCGGTTGCACAGGGATGCATTCCCGGTTCAACTTTTCCGAACTGGCGGCGGCGGGCCGGGAAGCCATTTGGGAAATCCTTTTGCCTCTGGTGGTCCTGGGAGGAATTTTCGGCGGTTTTCTCGTACTGAGCGAGGCTGCCGCCGTTACGGTCTTCTATGTGCTCCTGGTGGAAATGGTCATCCACCGGGAAGTGAAACTGCGAGACATTCCTTCCATCATACTGAAAACCTCCATGATGGTGGGGGGAATCATCATCATTCTTGGGGCCTCCCTCGCCTTCAACGCATTTCTCATCGACCAGCAGGTGCCCAACAAAATTCTCGAATTGATGCAAACCTATGTGAGCAACAAGTATCTCTTTCTCCTGATCTTGAATTTCTTTTTGCTTCTCGTGGGGTGCGTGCTGGATGTTTTCTCCGCCCTGGTCATCGTGGTTCCCCTTATCGTTCCCCTTGCCATGAGCTACGAGGTCAATCTGATTCATCTGGGGATCATTTTTCTGACCAACCTGCAGATCGGCTATTCCACGCCTCCCATCGGAATGAACCTTTTTATCGCAAGCCTTCGCTTCGAAAAGTCCATCGTGCATCTGTACCGGGCATCTTTGTCTTTCCTGGCCATTCTCCTGATCACCCTTGGAATCATTACCTTTTTCCCAGCCTTGAGCCTCCTCTGGATGAAATGA
- a CDS encoding acyl-CoA dehydrogenase family protein, with translation MDFLLPAEIMEERKRFEDFLRERLAPHVAGWYRERMVPRSFFQELGKEGWLAFDQGKEGPVEQPVLKQSVLMEELARISPGVAVAVLVQISLGTKGLTLFGSEAQKKAHLESAILGNTLICLGNTEPTAGSDVANISLNAEKVDGGWVLNGTKGYVTNGNISDIAIITAVTGPRAERSRRMSMFLVDLSSKGISRKKLNKQVWIPSDLTRLQFKDVFVPDENLLGEHGRGLQQVLEIFTNSRVTISALALGTAVGAFELGVDHARKREVFGRKIADYQAKSFEIADFYSRIEAARLVLWKTCWNKDRGGDFRLDSSMAKYLTVEIAREVGMWAADLFGAASVIFEHPIHKFPMDAWAASLGEGTQDIQKLIIFREVMKRLS, from the coding sequence ATGGATTTTCTGCTTCCTGCTGAAATAATGGAAGAGCGAAAACGTTTTGAGGATTTTCTCAGGGAGCGTCTGGCGCCCCATGTTGCCGGATGGTATCGGGAAAGGATGGTGCCGCGGAGCTTTTTCCAGGAACTGGGGAAAGAGGGGTGGCTCGCGTTTGACCAGGGGAAGGAGGGTCCCGTGGAGCAACCCGTCCTCAAACAATCGGTGCTCATGGAGGAGCTGGCCAGGATTTCCCCGGGAGTGGCGGTCGCCGTATTGGTGCAGATTTCTCTTGGAACCAAAGGGTTGACCCTGTTTGGTTCCGAGGCGCAGAAAAAAGCTCATCTGGAATCCGCCATCCTCGGGAATACGCTCATATGCCTTGGAAATACGGAACCCACAGCTGGAAGTGACGTGGCAAACATCTCCCTCAATGCCGAAAAGGTGGACGGCGGATGGGTGCTCAACGGGACGAAAGGCTATGTTACTAACGGCAATATCAGTGATATTGCCATCATCACAGCTGTTACCGGCCCTCGGGCGGAGAGAAGCCGGCGCATGTCCATGTTTCTGGTGGACCTGTCGTCGAAGGGAATCAGCAGAAAAAAGCTCAACAAGCAGGTTTGGATCCCTTCAGATCTTACCCGACTTCAGTTCAAAGACGTTTTTGTCCCCGATGAGAATCTCCTGGGGGAGCATGGACGCGGGTTGCAGCAGGTTTTGGAGATTTTCACCAACAGCCGGGTGACCATCAGTGCGCTCGCTCTGGGAACTGCGGTGGGAGCCTTTGAACTGGGTGTGGATCATGCCCGGAAGCGGGAAGTCTTTGGGAGAAAGATAGCTGATTACCAGGCGAAATCTTTTGAAATTGCCGATTTCTACAGCAGGATCGAAGCGGCGAGGCTCGTGCTGTGGAAAACGTGCTGGAATAAAGACCGCGGCGGAGACTTTCGGTTGGATTCGTCCATGGCCAAGTATCTTACGGTAGAGATTGCCCGCGAGGTGGGAATGTGGGCGGCCGACCTGTTTGGAGCCGCCTCCGTGATTTTCGAGCACCCCATCCACAAGTTTCCCATGGATGCCTGGGCGGCTTCTCTGGGGGAAGGAACACAGGATATACAAAAACTGATTATTTTCAGGGAAGTGATGAAGCGGTTGTCTTGA
- a CDS encoding iron-sulfur cluster assembly scaffold protein: protein MQESSDILMGTVREYAEAEKEEVYGEKLFDLNREPTLMGRMENPTSSGIITGHCGETMEIYLRIEGERIEEISFFSDGCASSLACGSVAAELARGKNIDDAAAIEGDTILMVLKGLTEEETHCAYLAAEALHAAIHNWMLRQ from the coding sequence ATGCAAGAATCTTCTGACATTCTTATGGGCACTGTTCGGGAATATGCGGAGGCTGAGAAAGAAGAGGTTTACGGAGAAAAGCTTTTCGATCTGAATCGGGAACCCACTCTCATGGGAAGAATGGAAAATCCGACTTCGTCGGGTATCATCACGGGTCACTGTGGTGAAACCATGGAAATATATCTGCGCATTGAAGGAGAACGTATCGAGGAAATAAGCTTTTTCTCTGACGGGTGTGCTTCCAGCCTGGCGTGTGGTTCCGTGGCGGCGGAACTGGCAAGAGGAAAAAACATAGACGATGCTGCGGCGATAGAGGGAGATACAATCCTCATGGTGCTCAAGGGACTGACCGAAGAAGAGACCCACTGCGCTTATCTGGCTGCAGAGGCATTGCATGCTGCCATCCACAACTGGATGTTGAGGCAGTAA
- a CDS encoding zinc-binding dehydrogenase, which produces MKALCFHEHGGPEVIRYCDVPDLQPAPGEVLIQVKACALNHLDIWVRRGWPGLKLPMPHWGGSDVAGIVAGLGPGVTGWSLGSRVVVDPGSNSVEDEFTRRGEHSLSPGYHILGEQVRGGLAEYVVVPAESLMAMPQDMDFPSAAAPLLVTLTAWRMLIHRAKLRVGESVLVVGAGGGVNSMAIQIAKLAGATVYVVAGNEEKAAGARELGADIVLDRSKCDWEREVLKLTDKRGVDVVVDNVGAATIHKSMRAVARGGRIVIVGNTSGPQAEIDIRFIFSKQISLIGSTMGTHQDFREVTSLLWAGKLKPVIHRIMPLKEGRRAFEIMEKGDQFGKIVLEP; this is translated from the coding sequence ATGAAAGCACTCTGTTTCCACGAACACGGGGGGCCTGAAGTCATACGGTACTGCGATGTTCCGGATCTTCAACCGGCACCGGGTGAGGTTCTCATCCAGGTCAAAGCCTGCGCCCTCAATCATTTGGACATTTGGGTACGGCGGGGCTGGCCGGGACTTAAGTTGCCGATGCCCCACTGGGGCGGCTCGGATGTTGCCGGTATTGTGGCGGGACTGGGGCCGGGAGTCACCGGTTGGAGCCTGGGAAGCCGTGTGGTGGTGGATCCGGGTTCAAACTCCGTAGAGGATGAATTCACCCGGCGCGGAGAACATAGCCTGAGTCCCGGTTACCACATTCTTGGCGAACAGGTACGCGGAGGGTTGGCGGAATATGTGGTCGTCCCGGCGGAGAGTCTCATGGCCATGCCGCAGGATATGGATTTTCCGTCAGCAGCGGCCCCTCTCCTGGTTACCCTCACAGCCTGGCGCATGCTCATCCACCGAGCCAAACTGCGTGTTGGAGAATCGGTTCTGGTAGTGGGGGCCGGAGGCGGAGTGAACAGCATGGCCATCCAAATTGCAAAGCTTGCAGGGGCAACCGTTTACGTGGTGGCAGGCAATGAAGAAAAGGCAGCCGGCGCACGGGAGCTGGGAGCCGATATCGTTCTGGATCGTTCCAAATGCGACTGGGAAAGGGAAGTGTTAAAGCTCACGGACAAACGCGGCGTGGATGTCGTAGTGGACAACGTGGGAGCCGCCACCATCCACAAGAGCATGAGAGCGGTGGCGCGTGGAGGCCGCATCGTCATAGTGGGAAACACGAGCGGCCCTCAGGCCGAAATCGATATCCGCTTCATCTTCAGCAAGCAGATCAGTCTCATAGGAAGCACAATGGGCACACATCAGGACTTCAGAGAAGTGACCTCTCTCCTCTGGGCGGGAAAACTGAAACCTGTCATCCATCGGATCATGCCCCTCAAAGAAGGGCGCCGGGCTTTCGAAATCATGGAAAAGGGCGACCAGTTTGGAAAGATCGTCCTCGAACCGTAG